Proteins encoded by one window of Cyanobium sp. NS01:
- a CDS encoding ABC transporter permease codes for MRSVALRPAAPLWLLLPALAAVPLLIALPGISHGGGWSLIGRFLLGALQPSLDPVVLRSVLEGLGVTLAIALLGWAFSIVLGLSLGVASSRRVWLTCLGTARPAGLIRRLLALPRSIHELLWGLALLQLLGLQPVVAIAAIALPFGALVARVVSDQIDNLPTTGLEALRSSGAAAPAALLTALGPPLLPQLISYGGYRLECALRSATLLGVFGLGGLGTELRLTLQSLAFHELWSGLWLLLAAMLALEALLGWLRRRWAMPERLSLGRGGVGWRGRELLLAGGLLLPLLLALAWALQVNPASLLQWQSWPPMGPADWPAVAALPWPRLVANTLSLTLLAAALAVGVAPLLLLLVEPWPMARTALRGLWAMGRLWPPPLTALLLLFVLEPGVITGALALGFHNLGVLGRLLLESTESSPAGAQQALSCAGAGPRQALLYGRFSGLARPYLAYSAYRADVILRESVVVGLVGATGLGSQLMEALSSFAYDQLLALVLVYALLTLLGEEGSDRARQRLLAPRPATG; via the coding sequence ATGAGGAGTGTGGCCCTGCGGCCGGCGGCGCCGCTGTGGTTGCTGCTGCCCGCCCTCGCGGCGGTGCCGCTGCTGATCGCGCTGCCGGGCATCAGCCATGGCGGGGGCTGGAGCCTGATCGGGCGGTTCCTGCTGGGCGCGCTCCAGCCCTCCCTGGATCCGGTGGTGCTGCGCTCGGTGCTGGAGGGGCTCGGGGTGACCCTCGCCATCGCCCTGCTGGGCTGGGCCTTCAGCATCGTGCTCGGCCTGAGCCTGGGCGTCGCCAGCTCCCGGCGCGTGTGGCTCACCTGCCTGGGAACGGCCCGGCCGGCCGGGCTGATCCGGCGGCTGCTGGCTCTGCCCCGCTCGATCCACGAGCTGCTCTGGGGCCTGGCCCTGCTGCAGCTGCTGGGGCTGCAGCCGGTGGTGGCGATCGCGGCGATCGCCCTGCCCTTCGGCGCCCTGGTGGCCCGGGTGGTGAGCGATCAGATCGACAACCTGCCCACCACGGGCCTCGAGGCCCTGCGCTCCAGCGGGGCGGCGGCACCGGCGGCCCTGCTCACCGCCCTGGGGCCACCGCTGCTGCCCCAGCTGATCAGCTACGGCGGCTACCGGCTGGAATGCGCCCTGCGCAGCGCCACCCTGCTGGGGGTGTTCGGGCTTGGCGGGCTCGGCACGGAGCTGCGGCTCACCCTGCAGTCGCTCGCCTTCCACGAGCTCTGGAGTGGGCTGTGGCTGCTGCTGGCCGCCATGCTGGCGCTGGAGGCGCTGCTGGGCTGGCTGCGCCGTCGCTGGGCGATGCCGGAGCGCCTCAGCCTCGGCCGCGGCGGCGTGGGCTGGCGGGGGCGAGAGCTGCTGCTGGCCGGCGGGCTGCTGCTGCCGCTGCTGCTGGCGCTTGCCTGGGCCCTGCAGGTGAATCCGGCCAGCCTGCTGCAGTGGCAGAGCTGGCCCCCCATGGGACCCGCCGACTGGCCTGCCGTGGCAGCCCTGCCCTGGCCCAGGCTGGTGGCCAATACCCTCAGCCTCACGCTGCTGGCCGCGGCCCTGGCGGTGGGCGTGGCGCCCCTGCTGCTGCTGCTGGTGGAGCCCTGGCCCATGGCCCGGACCGCGCTGCGGGGGCTCTGGGCCATGGGGCGACTCTGGCCGCCGCCGCTGACGGCCCTGCTGCTGCTGTTCGTGCTGGAGCCGGGGGTGATCACCGGAGCGCTGGCCCTGGGCTTTCACAACCTGGGCGTGCTCGGCCGCCTGCTGCTGGAGAGCACTGAATCCAGCCCCGCCGGAGCCCAGCAGGCCCTGAGCTGTGCCGGGGCGGGCCCCCGCCAGGCCCTGCTCTACGGGCGCTTCAGTGGCCTGGCCCGTCCCTACCTCGCCTACAGCGCCTACCGCGCCGATGTGATCCTGCGGGAATCGGTGGTGGTGGGGCTGGTGGGCGCCACGGGCCTGGGCAGCCAGCTGATGGAGGCCCTCAGTTCCTTCGCCTACGACCAGCTGCTGGCCCTGGTGCTGGTCTACGCCCTGCTCACCCTGCTGGGGGAGGAGGGCAGCGATCGGGCCCGGCAGCGCCTGCTGGCGCCCCGGCCGGCAACCGGCTGA
- a CDS encoding phosphonate ABC transporter ATP-binding protein has product MDPCWVLELQDVRVPGRGRPRLEAVTLQLQPGERVALLGPSGAGKSTLLSVANGLLQPEAGEVRWQGRPLARSRRARRLQQARIGTLWQDLRLIEELSVQQNLNAGRLAVWGWPRALLNLLLPLESAACSAVLARLDLDPALLDQPVARLSGGQRQRVALARLLRQEPVLLLADEPLASLDPRLAEDLLHLLLEQGRQPRALLLSLHRPDLVAGFDRVLGLRQGRLVFDLPVRGLTSARLEALYAEAPVGR; this is encoded by the coding sequence ATGGATCCCTGCTGGGTGCTGGAGCTGCAGGACGTGAGGGTGCCTGGCCGTGGCCGCCCCCGCCTGGAGGCGGTGACGCTGCAGCTGCAGCCGGGCGAGCGCGTGGCCCTGCTGGGCCCGAGCGGTGCCGGCAAGAGCACCCTGCTCAGCGTGGCCAATGGCCTGCTTCAGCCCGAGGCCGGTGAGGTGCGCTGGCAGGGCCGGCCCCTGGCCCGCTCCAGACGCGCCCGCCGCCTGCAGCAGGCCCGCATCGGCACCCTCTGGCAGGACCTGCGCCTGATCGAGGAGCTCAGCGTGCAGCAGAACCTCAATGCCGGCCGCCTGGCCGTCTGGGGCTGGCCGCGGGCGTTGCTCAACCTGCTGCTGCCGCTGGAGAGCGCCGCCTGCAGCGCCGTGCTGGCCCGCCTGGATCTCGATCCGGCCCTGCTGGATCAGCCTGTGGCCCGCCTCTCGGGCGGTCAGCGGCAGCGGGTGGCCCTGGCCCGGTTGCTGCGCCAGGAGCCGGTGCTGCTGCTGGCCGATGAGCCCCTGGCCAGCCTGGACCCCCGGCTGGCCGAAGACCTGCTGCACCTGCTGCTGGAGCAGGGCCGCCAACCCCGCGCCCTGTTGCTGAGCCTACACCGCCCGGACCTGGTGGCTGGCTTCGATCGCGTGCTGGGGCTGCGCCAGGGCCGACTCGTGTTCGACCTGCCGGTGAGGGGCCTCACCAGCGCAAGGCTGGAGGCGCTCTACGCCGAAGCGCCCGTGGGGCGATGA
- a CDS encoding putative selenate ABC transporter substrate-binding protein: protein MTTRERWAVALAGLLLIGLLPTACTPRPDGATAPNGSSSEAARPNEKRVLRIGAIPDQNPEKLNRLYGLVAEELSEQLKVPVQFVPVTDYTAAVSAFRTGDLDLVWFGGLTGVQARLQKPGARALAQRDIDRSFHSVFIANPSSGLKPFSAQSDLTQLKGKRFTFGSESSTSGRLMPQYFLDQAGVQLSDFAGGNPGFSGSHDALIALVQSGTYDAGVVNEQVWRSRIEEGKVDTTKVVELWRTPGYANYTWVVQPGLDKDYGEGFTERLEQAFTGLDPSDPRQAQILELFGAETFVPASNKQYEAIEAVGRQVGKVR, encoded by the coding sequence GTGACCACCCGAGAACGCTGGGCCGTTGCGCTTGCCGGCCTCCTCCTGATCGGCCTGCTGCCAACGGCCTGCACCCCGCGCCCCGACGGCGCCACAGCACCTAACGGCAGCAGCAGCGAGGCTGCCAGGCCCAACGAGAAACGGGTGCTGCGCATCGGCGCCATCCCCGATCAGAACCCCGAGAAACTGAACCGCCTCTACGGCCTCGTGGCCGAAGAACTCAGCGAGCAGCTCAAGGTGCCCGTGCAGTTCGTGCCCGTCACCGACTACACCGCCGCCGTGAGCGCCTTCCGCACCGGCGACCTGGACCTGGTGTGGTTCGGCGGCCTCACCGGCGTCCAGGCCCGGCTTCAGAAACCCGGTGCCCGGGCCCTGGCCCAGCGCGACATCGACCGCTCCTTCCACAGCGTGTTCATCGCCAACCCCAGCAGTGGTCTCAAGCCCTTCAGCGCCCAGAGCGACCTGACCCAACTCAAGGGCAAGCGCTTCACCTTCGGCTCCGAGAGTTCCACCTCAGGCCGGCTGATGCCCCAGTACTTCCTCGACCAGGCGGGCGTGCAGCTGAGCGACTTCGCCGGTGGCAACCCGGGCTTCAGCGGCAGCCACGACGCCCTGATCGCCCTGGTTCAGAGCGGCACCTACGACGCCGGCGTGGTGAACGAGCAGGTATGGCGCAGCCGGATCGAGGAGGGCAAGGTGGACACCACAAAGGTGGTGGAGCTGTGGCGCACCCCCGGCTACGCCAACTACACCTGGGTGGTGCAGCCCGGCCTCGACAAGGACTACGGCGAGGGCTTCACCGAACGGCTGGAGCAGGCCTTCACCGGCCTCGACCCCTCCGATCCCCGCCAGGCTCAGATCCTGGAGCTGTTCGGCGCCGAGACCTTCGTCCCTGCCAGCAACAAGCAATACGAGGCGATCGAGGCGGTGGGGCGCCAGGTGGGCAAGGTCCGCTGA
- a CDS encoding pyridoxal phosphate-dependent aminotransferase, with amino-acid sequence MAAPLHPSLDSTAPRIQPPAEAVQLSQRARGLHPSLTLAIAAKARQLKADGQDICSLSAGEPDFDTPAFIRQAAAQALEAGHTRYGPAAGESALREAIAGKLSRENGVPTSLGQVLVTNGGKQALFNLFQVLLDPGDEVLLPAPYWLSYPEIARLAGASVTVLPCEATAGFRLDPQQLEQAISPATRLLVLNSPGNPTGIVISRGELEQLAAVLRRHPRVAVVCDEIYEYLLAPGLVHHSLAAVAPDLAERIFIVNGFAKGWAMTGWRVGWLAGAEPVIRAASALQSQSTSNVCSFAQFGALAALEGPRDCVQTMAAEFNRRRSLLSEGLRRLPGVTLPQPQGAFYAFPDVSACGLDSMTLCDRLLDRVGLAVVPGVAFGDDRCIRLSCAASPAAIEDGLQRLERFFAGL; translated from the coding sequence ATGGCCGCTCCGCTTCATCCATCCCTCGATTCCACGGCGCCCCGGATACAGCCCCCGGCTGAGGCCGTCCAGCTCTCCCAGCGGGCCCGGGGGCTGCACCCTTCGCTCACCCTGGCCATCGCCGCCAAGGCGCGGCAGTTGAAGGCCGACGGCCAGGACATCTGCAGCCTCAGCGCCGGTGAGCCGGATTTCGATACCCCCGCCTTCATCCGCCAGGCGGCGGCCCAGGCCCTGGAGGCGGGCCACACCCGCTATGGCCCCGCCGCCGGGGAGAGCGCGCTGCGGGAGGCCATTGCCGGCAAACTGAGCCGCGAGAACGGAGTGCCGACCAGCCTTGGCCAGGTGCTGGTCACCAATGGCGGCAAGCAGGCCCTGTTCAACCTGTTCCAGGTGCTGCTCGATCCCGGCGACGAGGTGTTGCTGCCGGCGCCCTACTGGCTCAGCTACCCCGAGATCGCGCGGCTGGCCGGAGCCAGCGTCACCGTGCTGCCCTGTGAGGCCACCGCTGGCTTCCGGCTCGACCCCCAGCAGCTGGAGCAGGCGATCAGCCCAGCCACCAGGCTGCTGGTGCTGAACAGCCCCGGCAATCCCACCGGGATCGTGATCAGCCGCGGCGAACTGGAGCAGCTGGCCGCGGTGCTGCGGCGCCATCCCCGGGTGGCCGTGGTGTGCGATGAGATCTACGAATACCTGCTCGCTCCAGGCCTGGTCCACCACAGCCTGGCCGCTGTGGCCCCCGACCTGGCCGAGCGGATCTTCATCGTCAACGGCTTTGCCAAGGGCTGGGCCATGACCGGCTGGCGGGTCGGCTGGCTGGCCGGTGCCGAGCCGGTGATCCGGGCCGCTTCGGCCCTGCAGAGCCAGTCCACCAGCAACGTCTGCAGCTTCGCCCAGTTCGGCGCCCTGGCCGCCCTGGAGGGCCCGCGCGACTGTGTGCAGACCATGGCAGCCGAGTTCAACCGCAGGCGCAGCCTGCTCAGCGAGGGCCTGCGCCGCCTGCCCGGGGTCACCCTGCCCCAGCCCCAGGGCGCCTTCTACGCCTTCCCGGATGTGAGCGCCTGCGGGCTCGACTCCATGACCCTCTGCGATCGCCTGCTCGACAGGGTGGGGCTGGCCGTGGTGCCCGGCGTGGCCTTCGGCGACGATCGCTGCATCCGCCTCTCCTGCGCCGCCTCCCCAGCCGCGATCGAGGACGGCCTGCAGCGCCTGGAGCGATTCTTCGCGGGGCTCTGA
- a CDS encoding uracil-DNA glycosylase family protein codes for MTGEAQQSDLFGLSAPAQGAEGQLGLEALAAACSACRRCGLAAGRQQVVVSRGHPAARLMVVGEGPGAQEDASGEPFVGRAGQLLDQMLGSVGIDSNRDAYIGNVVKCRPPDNRKPSGAEMAACLPWLERQIALVDPAVILLAGATAMEGVLGVKGGITRLRGQWRQGHGGVLQGRWLMPIFHPSYLLRNPSRQQGSPKWLTWQDLQDVRRRLDQLATEAAG; via the coding sequence ATGACCGGAGAGGCCCAGCAGTCCGACCTCTTCGGCTTGAGCGCCCCTGCCCAAGGCGCAGAAGGCCAGCTGGGCCTGGAGGCGCTGGCGGCGGCCTGCAGCGCCTGCCGCCGCTGCGGTCTGGCGGCGGGTCGTCAGCAGGTGGTGGTGAGCCGTGGCCATCCCGCCGCCCGCCTGATGGTGGTGGGTGAGGGTCCCGGTGCCCAGGAAGATGCCAGCGGTGAGCCGTTCGTGGGCCGGGCCGGGCAGTTGCTCGATCAGATGCTCGGCAGCGTGGGCATCGATTCCAACCGCGACGCCTACATCGGCAATGTGGTGAAGTGCCGCCCTCCTGACAACCGCAAACCGAGCGGGGCGGAGATGGCCGCCTGTCTGCCGTGGCTGGAGCGCCAGATCGCCCTGGTGGATCCCGCCGTGATCCTGCTGGCCGGCGCCACGGCCATGGAGGGGGTGCTGGGGGTGAAGGGAGGCATCACCCGGCTGCGCGGCCAGTGGCGCCAGGGCCATGGCGGTGTACTGCAGGGGCGGTGGCTGATGCCGATCTTTCACCCCTCCTATCTGCTGCGTAACCCCTCGCGGCAGCAGGGCAGTCCGAAGTGGCTCACCTGGCAGGACCTCCAGGACGTACGCCGGCGGCTGGACCAGCTCGCGACCGAAGCCGCCGGTTGA
- the ispG gene encoding (E)-4-hydroxy-3-methylbut-2-enyl-diphosphate synthase yields the protein MTGTLARPDAAAPPAGLPADWASNPRYDTLIRRRKTRSVRVGDVWVGSEHPVVVQSMINEDTLDIEGATAGIRRLHEAGCEIVRLTVPSLAHAKAVKEIRQRLEDTYQPVPLVADVHHNGMKIALEVAQHVDKVRINPGLYVFDKPDPNRTEFTPEEVAAIGQRIQATLEPLVSLLKEQDKGLRIGVNHGSLAERMLFTYGDTPLGMVESAMEFIHICDRLDFHNIVVSMKASRAPVMLAAYRMMADRMDAEGFHYPLHLGVTEAGDGDYGRIKSTAGIATLLAEGLGDTIRVSLTEAPEKEIPVCYSILQALGLRKTMVEYVACPSCGRTLFNLEEVLHVVRNATAHLTGLDIAVMGCIVNGPGEMADADYGYVGKTPGTISLYRGRDEIRRVPEAEGVEALIALIKEDGRWVDP from the coding sequence ATGACCGGTACTCTGGCTCGCCCTGACGCCGCTGCCCCGCCAGCCGGTCTCCCCGCCGACTGGGCCAGCAACCCCCGCTACGACACCCTGATCCGGCGCCGCAAGACCCGCAGCGTGCGGGTGGGCGACGTGTGGGTGGGCAGCGAGCACCCGGTGGTGGTGCAGTCGATGATCAACGAGGACACCCTCGACATTGAGGGCGCCACGGCCGGCATCCGCCGCCTGCACGAGGCGGGCTGCGAGATCGTGCGGCTCACGGTGCCCTCCCTGGCCCATGCCAAGGCGGTGAAGGAGATCCGCCAGCGCCTGGAAGACACCTACCAGCCGGTGCCACTGGTGGCGGATGTGCACCACAACGGCATGAAGATCGCCCTGGAGGTGGCCCAGCACGTTGACAAGGTGCGCATCAACCCGGGGCTGTATGTGTTCGACAAGCCCGATCCCAACCGCACCGAATTCACCCCTGAGGAGGTGGCGGCGATCGGCCAGCGCATCCAGGCCACGCTCGAGCCGTTGGTGAGCCTGCTCAAGGAGCAGGACAAGGGCCTGCGCATCGGGGTGAATCATGGCTCCCTGGCCGAGCGGATGCTGTTCACCTACGGCGACACGCCCCTGGGCATGGTGGAGAGCGCCATGGAGTTCATCCACATCTGCGATCGCCTCGACTTCCACAACATCGTGGTGTCGATGAAGGCGTCGCGGGCGCCGGTGATGCTGGCCGCCTACCGGATGATGGCTGACCGCATGGACGCCGAAGGCTTCCACTACCCCCTGCACCTGGGCGTCACCGAGGCCGGTGATGGCGACTACGGCCGCATCAAGAGCACCGCCGGCATCGCCACCCTGCTGGCCGAGGGCCTGGGTGACACGATCCGGGTGTCGCTCACCGAGGCGCCGGAGAAGGAGATCCCTGTCTGCTATTCGATCCTGCAGGCCCTGGGCCTGAGGAAAACGATGGTGGAGTACGTGGCCTGCCCCAGCTGCGGCCGCACCCTGTTCAACCTGGAGGAGGTGCTGCACGTGGTGCGCAACGCCACCGCCCACCTCACCGGCCTCGACATCGCCGTGATGGGCTGCATCGTCAACGGCCCCGGCGAGATGGCCGACGCCGACTACGGCTACGTGGGCAAGACGCCTGGCACCATCTCCCTCTACCGCGGCCGCGACGAGATCCGCCGGGTGCCGGAGGCCGAGGGGGTGGAGGCCCTGATCGCCCTGATCAAGGAGGACGGCCGCTGGGTGGATCCCTGA
- a CDS encoding S41 family peptidase — MGRSRTSLIVLVGVSACAATAVMAREAVTSPGGVGRISDSPKEVIDQTWQIVFRDYLDVNGKYTPQQWRDLRRDVLAKSYGTPKDAYDAIRGMLATLDDPYTRFLDPREFKEMQIDTSGELSGVGIQLSLDKDTKELVVVAPIEGSPASRAGVMPKDVITAIDGASTKGMSTEDAVKLIRGQAGTTVTLTLRRSSQTLSVPLERDRIELHAVDSQINVTPDGVKVGYIRLKQFNANATKDMRAALREMEGEDVQGYVLDLRSNPGGLLGASVEIARQWLNEGTIVSTKTRNGITDIQRATGRALTDKPLVVLVNEGSASASEILSGALQDNNRAVLVGQKTFGKGLVQSVRGLSDGSGMTVTIAKYLTPEGRDIHKYGIDPDVQAKMSEQEAQRLSLEDLGTNKDTQYRVAETTLSKKLKAASTVGRSYRPGEANVPAALEASSKP, encoded by the coding sequence ATGGGTCGCAGCCGCACCAGTCTGATCGTGCTGGTGGGTGTCAGTGCCTGCGCTGCCACCGCCGTGATGGCACGCGAGGCGGTCACCTCCCCCGGCGGTGTCGGCCGTATCTCCGACAGCCCCAAGGAGGTGATCGACCAGACCTGGCAGATTGTCTTCCGCGATTATCTCGACGTCAACGGCAAGTACACGCCGCAGCAGTGGCGCGATCTGCGCCGCGATGTGCTGGCCAAGAGCTACGGCACGCCCAAGGATGCCTACGACGCGATCCGTGGCATGCTCGCCACCCTCGATGACCCCTACACCCGCTTTCTGGATCCGCGGGAGTTCAAGGAGATGCAGATCGACACCTCCGGGGAGCTCTCCGGGGTGGGCATCCAGCTGAGCCTCGACAAGGACACCAAGGAGCTGGTGGTGGTGGCCCCGATCGAGGGATCGCCCGCCTCCCGGGCCGGCGTGATGCCCAAGGACGTGATCACGGCCATCGACGGGGCCAGCACCAAGGGCATGAGCACCGAGGACGCGGTGAAGCTGATCCGTGGCCAGGCCGGCACCACCGTGACCCTCACCCTGCGCCGCAGCAGCCAGACGCTGAGTGTGCCGCTGGAGCGCGACCGGATCGAGCTGCACGCGGTGGACAGCCAGATCAATGTGACGCCCGATGGGGTGAAGGTGGGCTACATCCGCCTGAAGCAGTTCAACGCCAATGCCACCAAGGACATGCGGGCGGCCCTGCGGGAGATGGAGGGCGAGGACGTGCAGGGCTATGTGCTGGACCTGCGCAGCAACCCCGGTGGCCTGCTCGGGGCGAGCGTGGAGATCGCGCGTCAGTGGCTGAACGAGGGCACGATCGTGTCCACCAAGACCCGCAACGGCATCACCGACATCCAGCGGGCCACCGGCCGTGCCCTCACCGACAAGCCCCTGGTGGTGCTGGTGAACGAGGGTTCGGCCAGTGCCAGCGAGATTCTCTCGGGTGCCTTGCAGGACAACAACCGGGCCGTGCTGGTGGGTCAGAAGACCTTCGGCAAGGGGCTGGTGCAGTCGGTGCGGGGCCTCTCCGATGGCTCCGGCATGACCGTGACCATCGCCAAGTACCTCACCCCCGAGGGCCGCGACATCCACAAGTACGGGATTGACCCGGATGTCCAGGCGAAGATGAGTGAGCAGGAGGCGCAGCGCCTCAGCCTGGAGGATCTCGGCACCAACAAGGACACCCAGTACCGGGTGGCCGAAACCACCCTGAGCAAGAAGCTGAAGGCCGCCAGCACCGTGGGTCGCTCCTACAGGCCCGGTGAAGCCAACGTTCCGGCTGCCCTGGAAGCCTCCTCCAAACCTTGA
- a CDS encoding DUF6737 family protein, producing the protein MSDTDPSRGSGDNLWSVKPWWCQPWSIVLSGVVVVVLSWLWLGRWWLTAPLGVAVSLWWWLFLVVVPTAYARQSQEIS; encoded by the coding sequence GTGAGCGACACTGATCCCAGCAGGGGCTCAGGCGACAACCTCTGGTCTGTCAAGCCCTGGTGGTGTCAACCCTGGAGCATCGTGCTCAGCGGGGTGGTCGTAGTGGTGTTGAGCTGGCTGTGGCTCGGTCGTTGGTGGCTCACCGCACCGCTGGGGGTGGCTGTGTCCCTGTGGTGGTGGCTGTTTCTGGTGGTGGTTCCCACGGCCTATGCCCGCCAGTCCCAGGAGATCAGCTAG